The Synchiropus splendidus isolate RoL2022-P1 chromosome 5, RoL_Sspl_1.0, whole genome shotgun sequence DNA window TTCAAGTGACCACTCATCTCCTCACAGGAATTTCACCGCAATTGAGGAAGAAACTAAAATACAGTGGGAGTCATTCAGTTTGAGCAGCTGGGATTTGGGGTTGAgcctccattttttttacataggGAAACCAACTAAAACtaggaaaacattttcaaacccaAACCAGTTCAAGAAGAGGTGTAATTTTTTAAGTTATGGAAGACCTCTGAAGTGAATTAGTCATTGACCTTCACTACCATGTCACATCTCACAAGATGCTGTACCTCATCATCTTGGGACTCTGGTAATACTTTACTACCATTTGTATATTTCTCATCAGGAATCACTTTACTTCACTATTGCTAGTTTAAATTGCTTTAAAACTCAAGAAAGTATCGTACTTTTCCTTCAGAAGTGGAGAGTAGCTGAACTATTTCTAACATATTAATAAGGTATTAATAGTTTGATGTTGGTGCTCCTGCCTGCAGTCACTTATTGTCACATGAATAGTTTTTGGACTTTAAATAATTAAAGGAAAAAGCTGTTCCTGACAACGCTGCAATGCCTGCGAAGCATTTCTCCTGCCACATGGAGGGGACACAAGATTAGGGGTCACAATGGTTACATGTTGACACGTAGGTGTATTTGGCTGGTGCTTTTAATGACACAAAATATAGTCAGGGGGCAGGACTAACAAATGATGGAAATAAAGTGTGTATGACGCAGGAAGACTTGTTTAGCAACAACATAAATGGGGGGAGAACTCAAAGAACATGTAATAATGgaaactcaaaaacaaacaggacaatgaattgaacacaaacaaatttATTTGGAAGTGAAGAAATAAGAACTTGGGAAGTACAACACAGAACTTACTTAAAAATACTGCAGAACTTAAATTCAGAAGCTCAAACACTCGGGAGGATACAAACGTGAAcagacagtggaacaggaaAAAGCTTGAGTATATTTGGATGGACCATGGCAGATAAAGTGACATTCATGagcaatatgaaaatatatttgtcaaatCAAAATGTGAAAATCCTTCATTTTCAAGTAAGCTTTGAATTTAACCTTCAATGAAAACAACCCTTTCAATATTTAGGTCAGACTAACTGCAGCTAATTCTACTCTTCTTCTGATGGAGAATCGCTCCAACCAAAATTTCACATTCAGTAGTTGCACCAATCTTTGGACTGATAAATCTGCATCAAGAGATTGTCTCTATGGCTTCATATAAATAAGGCTACACtggtttcaaatatatattaattcattttaaagcacAGATTGTCTCTACCGCACGACCTGCTACTGAACAACATGCCGACATCTTTCACAAGGCACTCGATGGCTACAGgtttatatgaaaatatatcaGTTTACATGGtaaatcatcaaataaaattgCAGAAACTGCAATAATAATAGTTTCTCTAGCTAAAACACAAAGGTTTTGCTCATCACGTGCGTCTCAAAGCGTTTACATGGACAGCAAAAGCCTCATCATATTATAAATAAGACACAAACAGCCAAGTCTGAGGGGACCAAGATGGGGGGCGGCTACTCTGAATATCGATTATAAATTAAATTCAACGTTGAGGAACAGTCAATAGACACTAATTGTCCATTGAAATAACGGCAGGGTTTTGGTTTGCCGACTGCATTTCTGTTTACCCACCAGATACAGTTACTCCATTTACGGGCAATGGTACAGTAAGGTGTCATGACGATCACAAGACAAGGGCTGAAAATAATTCGGTTTGAGTTCATGCTCATTTGGACTAGGAGCAAGCAGCATGAGCCAAAATGGAGTTCACCGTGATGAGGAAACATCAGACCTAATTGGGGGAGAGTCAGTTGTACAGACCCAGAATCACTTGAGTGTCTTACTTACAATACCGTCGAGACTTCAAACTTGCTGTCTATATGATTGTCATGTACGACTTAAGATCATCCCCTGTGATTTTCTGGATGATTCTCAATCTTCCACCAGATGCTATCTAATGTTGTTCCAGATGTTTATTGCACTTAAGCAGATTTAGTGTCAAACATGACTTTAGTGAAATTCTCTAACCTACTTTCCTTCAGTCATTTTTTGGAGATTGAAATGGCGGACAAGAAAACTGTCTTGAACTGATTTGATCTCAGCGTAGAGCTCCGTCTCCACCTCATCacataaacttaaaaaaacaaacaaaaaaaacagcatacgATTGCACAGCGGTATTTAAAAACACCTATTAAATACTTGTCTTAGAAAATAAgagcaaaataataaaaaagatggtgatgaaaataaacttttacaaaaagcaaaaataaaaggtTTAAAGCGTCACTGGGTTTGGTTACAGTAACTGAAGCCCTCACTCCACCTCCCGCCCctcccaaaaacaaaaaaaaattatttttaagaaaaTTTACCTGAACAAATATAAAGAAGATCAACGGCCACTggattgcagaaaatgtatgagTCACAGCACAGACTCGCAGCTTCCTCAACAGCAGAACAGACAAAACGATTCTGCAATTTCTAGGTAGTTGTGACGCAAGTAACTATTCACACGTATTTGGAAAGAGCAGTTTGATCCGAATACTCTGCCATGAAGACAAGGACCACTTCGTTTAGCTGCCAGATGTTGCATGAGGATTCCCGCTACATGAGAGGAATCACACAGCAAAACTGCTCTCAGCTCACGATATATGTTCACATAGGTTCAATATTCGACAGCACAAGTCCCAATTCGAGGATTTTTGTGAAATTCACTGTTTCAAGTGCAAAACCCCACATAGTTGCCGATTTGAACATTGAAATATCTCAAAGGAAACGTGATTGCGAGACTAAACGCCAGCAGGTTCCTCTGTTTGGCGCAGAACCGCTGGTGCCACATAAACAACTTGCTCTCAACTATTTCTACCTCCATGGTCTGACCTTCCCCCTCACAAATCTGCCTGAAGAAGTTCTCCTCAGACCACACTCCCATCTGGTGTCAGAGAACatcttctccctctcttctctccgccgtctctccctctctctcgctagTCTTTCTCTGGCCCTCTTCTCTCTGACCTCGCGGGGAAGCAGTCGGGGCAGCCGACTCGGTgtctcctccttcagcagcCCGAGAGTGGTCAATCCGCTCCGAACTATGGGTGGAAGCTTTTTAATCACGTGTCTGGCAATTTTGACCATCACAGCATTGGCCATGTCTGCCAGGACCCCGAGGGGCCGCCTGCTGAAGCGTCTGACCCAGAGCACGCCCCGGCTCCACAGCGAGGAGCTCCTGCACCGCGCCTGATACTCTAAAGGCAAACTTTTCAGGGGAACTGGAATGTTGGACTGACGAACTCCCCAGTTGCGTCCAGCTTTCGGAAACATCTCGTAGAGATTTCGCTCTGCCATACTTCCCATGACTGACTGGCACATGGCAAAGAGCGGGCGAGGCAGCCGGAACAGGAACCGCATGCAGAGACGATTGACTTTGCGTGGAGCGTGCTGGAGAAACTCACGGGCCGGCCGGACAATCAGCACCACCACCAGGTaaagtgagagaaagagagagggagagctgAGGAAGGAGGCCGAGATTAGAATCATGGGAATGTAATAGATCCCAAGACTGAGGGAGAGCCCCAGGCTGAAGAGCCCAGAGGCCCAGACGCTGAGGTACAagaaggtggagagagagagtgagcagCAGGAACGCAGGAAGAGATAGGAGAAGAAAAGCGCCAGTAGGGCCAACTCAGCAGAGAGAATGAGGGAGGCTAGAGAAGGAAGCGGTGGGGAGCgacggagagagagcaggaagatggaaAGAGCCAGAAGAGTAAAGTTAGAAGGCCGTGCTGCTGCGGATAGAGACAGAAGAAGGCAGATGATGTGAGAGAAAAGAGAAGGGAAAGATGACtggggaggtggagggggaaGCGGTGCCGGCCCAGGATCCAACTCCTCTGGATTTTCATGGAAATAAAACTCTGAGAGCTCATCAAACTCTCGCTCTGGGGGTCTTCTCTTTTCAATGGGCATGGATATAAACTCAGATGAACACCCGTCAGCCACACCCcgaccttcttcctcttcttctgcatcCAACTGTGTAGCCTTGctatcatcctcttcctcaccgtGCTCTTCCTCCCCATGAtctccctccacctccctcacctCTAGCTCTTCCTCATTTAATTGCcaatcctcttcctcctccgtaATATTTGGTATTCTCTCTTCAGTATCATCTTGTTTAACATTCTTGTGGTCCCTCCCTAACtccacctcctcgtcttcagcACAGACGTCAACTGTGTATCCATCATCTCCTTCTGTGACCCCATCATCAGAAATCTTTTCGTCGTCCGACTGACTCTCCAGCTCAGGATCTACAACCTCCACCAGCTTCCCCTCCTCCCAGGAGCCACTCTGTGGTGCCTGGCTCTGAGTGGTGGTGGTGCTCTCACTCACTTTCAGGCTTTTGGGCTGTTGACGGACCTCCATAGCATGTTTCTGACGCAGCTCCTGCTCGCGTCTTTTGTTATACTCCATCTGGTTGGTGAGCTCCGTTTGGTGCTGAGTGCGGATCAGCTCGGCCCGAGTGCGCTGCACCAAACTAAGCTGCCGAAACTCCAGCTCCTGGGTGGACTCGTGGTGGCGCAGCAGCATAGCACACTCCAGGTCCTTCAGAGTCTGCTTCTTGTTCAGGTCCTGGTGagcaaacaaaccaaatatacattttcaaaaacactttttagagTTCAAAGATCTTGTCAGTAGTTCAGTTCGCCACTGACCAGATGAATGTAACAGCAGGAGGTGTctaagggtgctttcacactatgggttctgtctcgagacaaagctctttcggctcagaagtccgagatgtgaacacaagcgagtcgggttttggccacggacCTGATCCctactggagagctgcacctcgtctcgggaaactctcagcgggttgctcagcgggtggtgagcttcttgcctcaggcgactcggcgctagacgctggaaactacgtgtacagcgcgactccacacacacatgacaaatgccgggcagtaaagggtctgatcgctgccagacagatttgcttaaatgaataatgccgcgctctacagtaactaaTTTCACTGCTGCGGTCTTGCTGCAGCGcatctgtctgcatgaggacagcgaagaggaaagacgctgattttccccaagttactgaagatcaccagactattcattgatcatttctgatgtcgggatctgaacttcactgattaaaaccttctcgatcatcagtaatctctcccactgtgttcaacgcagcttgtttccgctatttcatCGTAAAACAAGCATGATAAGACACTTTCCTGTTTAGTtctggctgtgaaacgccacactGTTAAAGCCATGGcagagctccgtcatcagttcagttctgaggtgaggacggctCGTAATGTTaagaactgacagagaaataaggaggtcaagccggtgatggtaaataggttgtcgcacggctgatgacaacttccttgagactTGCTTcattgtgggtcacaaaccagctatttttcGTAGAGCACCGccagctgaggaaaaaaaaggacatcgtttgaggcgcagaggtgcgaggctgcagaGCGGGGGGCGAGTCGGACTCagacccacccgagacagaacccgcagtgtgaaagcgccctaagAGGGAGTTCTGAGACTTGTTTAAAATAATCTGCATTGACTTTCAAAACACAGATATGTATGAAAAACTAAGTGGAGGAAACGGGATGTTTTGCACGCTGATCAGCAGATAGGCAAATTGAAATTTCATAATAATTGGGATCGAATGGATTGAGCTGTTTATTCATTAGCTCAGCTAAAGCTATTACAGGGATGCGCAGTGCAATTATATTGGTGACCAACAGATGTTTCCTCACAGAGCATAAGAAAATACTGAAATATGTTCAAGTATTTGGTGACGTATGAGAGGGGAAAATGGTGCTAGGTGGATGGCGGGATGGAGGTCaaagaagtgaaagtgaaactcGGAGGCATGGGTGACTATGGTACCTCTCGGAGCAGGTCCTGCTCCAAGTTGTGGCGAGCCAGCAGCATCTTCCTCTTGTACTGACGACACTGGAGCTCGTAATACTGCCTCTGCCGGCGCAGCAGACCCGACTCCTCCTCAGCCTGCAGCTGTTGCATGCACTCCTTTTGGTGCACCAACCACTCCTGCTTCTCCCGCTTTGGTGTGGACTGGTTCTCATTTAGTTCCTAAGATTATTAACAGTTTGTAAGAGTAAAAAAGATACAGCCAGGAAAGCACAGCAGACACCGTTGTTAGATGACTGAATAGAGAAACCTCTTTGAGCTGCTCTTTGCGTTGACGATATTGTCGCTTTTGGGACTCCAGCAAACTTGTCAACTCCTTCTTCTGCTGAGCCAGGATGTGCTGTTGGAACTTCTTCTCTTCTGTCAGGACTGCCTTTgtctgaaaaacagaattagTTTCGATAATTGAAGGGATAATGGAAATAGTTGACAACAACTAAAGAACGACAGCACTTCAGAAGATCTAGATGACAACAGTGATAGCAACACACCTCTTTATCCATGATAGCCAAGTGCTTCTTTGATAGCTTCTCTCCTTCCAATGAAAAGTTGTTTCTTTGATTCTCCAACTCTTTGTCCAGCCTCAGCTGGTGCTCATCCATCTCGGCCTTCAGCTTGTTTTCCAGGCCCATCAGCTGCTTCTGGTGCTGACGCCGCATCCGTTTGTACCTGtatgtgaatgtattttttttcaatcagaAAGGGTTCTGGTTAATATACGATATTAAGGTTGGACTTTAAAAAACACACTTCTAAACCAGACATTTTAAAAACTAGAAAAGACACCAGTTCTAGTCACTTCTATCCATCCATGGAAAATACGACCAATCTATGTGTTAAATTGACTGAACTAAAATACATtaacaaaggaaaataaataatcaaaaagCCTACCCCGACATCTGCTCTCTCAGGGCAGAGCCCTGCTCGTGCTCCTGGATCTGACGAGTGACAAGAGATGCTGTCCTGATGGTAGCAAAGTGGTCTCTGCGACgacgtcttcctcctcctccaccaccaccaccagcagaggAAGCCTCCCTTTGGGAGTCAACCTCTGGTTGATAGGGGTCATCATAGATATTGTCATGGCTCTAAAGGAAAAATAACAGAGAAGGAATATGAGTGGAACTGCTTTTAAGGATTTTTAAATTGTTCCCTTTGCACACATCAGCCACACTACGTCTAATCATCCTTCACCTCTACCATATAGATCAAAGTGTTTGCCCCAGccgaaaaataacaaaacaaactagTTGTGATGACTTGATGCATGGAATTCAGCTCAGTGTGAATCAACAGAATCAGACTAAACCGGACTAGACAGAACAGCGGCCCCTCATGCCATGATTTCTGTATCTTAAAAGAAGACAGCCACAAGAGTTTAGCCCACTCAGCTAACAGCTCCAGGTGTCTGAGGTTTGAAGGACATGAGATGGAGGCTGCCAGTTTTAGTTGGCGGATATATTCTCGCAACAAGATGCATGAAACTATTCACTTTTTGCTCCTGCCTGAGCTGGAGCGGCTGACTTCCACAGAGCATCTGTCCATTTACCTTAGGCAGTGTACTTTTGACGTGTAAAACCACACGGAGAAtaagattttatttaaatcatgACAGAGCTGAAACTAATTTGGTTACTGGATCACAGATGAGAAGAACTTTACCATACAGGAACTTGTTTGAGTGCTGAATACGACAATTGGCTCACAGTTGTTATGTCCCTAAAACTTTGGACCAGAACATAGTTCTTCTTTCAGAGTTCACAATTTATAAAACATTAGGCAAGAACTATAAGCAACTAGCAAAACGGAGGATGGAATGGGATGAGATAAAGAAACACAAGACGACTTGCAGGAAACACTGACCAGTGGCTTGTGCAAGACGGAACTGTTGGAGGTCACTGTGTGCTCTCCTTCCTGCATCATGGCCATCTCCCCGCTGTCATCAGAACCATCGGCCAGGCTGTTTACTGAGCTGCTCTGGGAGCTGGCGCTGATGGACATGGACGGTAGCGAGTGGGAGCTCTCCATGCTGTTGACTGTACCTGTGCGTAGCATGTACTGCTCCACATCCTGGTTCAAAGAGAGACGGGTGTGACTGTCATGTGCTCCACACGGATAGCAAACTTTACAATAGATGGGAGTGACCATACTGAAAAAAGGCATGGCTGAAAAGATTAGGACCACATAACATAACCAATCCAGGGGTGGTGCCGACAGAGTATTAATGAGCTGTCAAATGAGTTATGGTATGTGAGAGAACTTTGCTTTCTGGGCAACTGTACTCGATTACAGAGTCAGTGCATATGATAATCTCAGATTGGGCACCAAAGACAatagaaaattgaaaatgacagcactaaatATAGTCACACTGAATACAGCCATGCAGAACAGATACAGAATTGACGCCTGTCGTTTCTAAGTCCATTGCCATTCTCTACATTCCACCAGGAAGCACATCAGCAGGGAACTGTTCAAGGCTTTTGTGAAAATGAGTGGGCACAAGTACACAGAATACAGCCCAGCCAAGACAAAAGCAGGATAGAACAGTGACGCAGATctcactgtttgtgtgtgtgtgtcttgtagCTAAATTCCTTGGTGCATGCTTAATAGGAGTCAGACTCCCACATGAACTTCAGACTCACAGGACTGATCCTAAATTACAACAGTACAACAGTACAACGGTAACAAAGGGCTCAACAGCAACACCTCTGACTCAAGTCGCACAATCTTCTTTATAATAAACGCCCTCACCTCTTCTTCGTCACCTCCTTCTGGAGCAGGACCATTGTGGGCCTCATGAAAGAggattttcttcattttccGGTACTGAAGGTTGTCTAGTTCACGGACAGCATCCTTGGTGCGTGCAATGAGGTCCATCACTACAGTCATGGGACGCTCTCTGCATAGGAAATGGTGCTGTGTGACAGTGAAAGAGAATTTTGGATGAGTCTTGAAGCCAAGAAATGTAATCAACTATGTCATGCTGAAGttaatttcaaattaaaaaaaaaaaaatcattgaaatGGAATGTATATCTCGATATTTCCCTGGAAGTGACAACTATGGatggagtgagtgtgtgtgttgagtttCAGTGTGGAGTTTATATATTCTCACTGTCTTTGTGTGGGTTTGGTCAAGGCACgttccaaaaacatacagagttTTGTCAATAGGTGTGAGATTGTGAGAAAGTTAGTCTATTTGAGCCTCAGACAGACTGGCAACTTGCACATCGGTGGATAGCCTTCACCGGTGCCACTCCAGGCAGAGACCAGGTGAAGAGAATGAGAGAAATTAGGTTTTATGATTTGGTACCTTGAGCAACACATCGGAGGTAGGTCTGTCCTGGGCGATCTTCTGCAAACAGGAATCCACAAAATTGCGGAAGTAATCTGACCTAAAAGTGGTAGAACACAATTCAGCTGTGGTGCACAGAGAAATCAACACTTCTTAGAGAAGTAGGAGATGTTAATACAAAAGCACTGATAAATGAATCACAGTAGGACGTCGACAGAGATATATCAAGGACTGTTGAACTGAATTGCTTCATGGCAGTAAACGCTACAGAAAACAGACACTGGTTGAATGTTGAACTTTATATATTTGACTACTAATTGGCTTCGATGTgaaattcaaaagaaaacaaaatgtcaccCAGCAAAAATGACATTAACACAATGAGTTGCCACATGAGTTTGAGTTCATCTCACCAGTGATTTGACTGCAGCACAGGACTCTCATTCTGGGCGATGTGATATAAGGCACTCATCGCATTCATGTTGAATAGAGGAGGCTTCCTTTCCGCTGTAACAGAGACGCAGAGTGACAGGAGTAAAGAAAGTTGTATAACAGTTACAGTTTTATTCTCACAGAAACAATGACAATGAAGAAGTCATAGTTTACCCAGCTCAATGCAGGTAATGCCAAGAGACCACACATCCACCTTTCCATCATATTGACCTTCATCCATGGCCAGGATCACTTCTGGGGCCATCCTGCATGCAGAAGACCAACAACCACGTTCATTAATAACAGCTCTTTGGGATGCCAAACACACTGTGCTGAATTATTCTCAtcacaaaaaaatctttgattcatttaaaaaaaaggcaaaagaaaCTGCTCAAAGTGAGACCTGAGAAGGAAAATGGGAAAATAGCAGCACCCTAATAGTAAATGCGTTTACTCAACCAAGCTGGAACAACACCCCAAAATCCAACACATTGAATGGTTGATAAACTTGCTTTTATAAACAAGTGCCAGTTCAAATGTAGCAGCAATCACTTCTAGAGGTATGACCGGTGAAGTAAATAAGTGTACATGGAAAAAGATTTGACTTCTCTGACCAGTCCAAACGTTAACACGGTGTATAAAAGAGCACACTTAATCTGTTATTTTGTCGTACCAGTAAGGTGTCCCCACAAAGGAGTTGGCTGGCGCAACAATGGAGGCAGAACCAAAGTCTCCCAGCTTCACCTGTCCTGGTTCTGTGAGCAAGATGTTTCCTGCCTTCACATctctgagaaaagaaaagaaaagagatcattttaatGTGGCTATTGGCAAAATGTAGGTGTTGCTGAAGCATTAAATTCAATTTGTATTTTTGCAGAAGGCATTCCTTATGTAACATATTCTCAGACAGTACAGTTTGTGCTTTGTCCCTGTTCTCATTTTGTCCAATGACAAAGTGTGAGGGAGGAGAGAAAAGCAAGTGGTGAGAAAAATGTATAATGCAGAACTACCTGTGAATCATGTTGTGCGAGTGAAGATAAACCAGTCCTTGCAATGCCCCATGGGTTATGGCCGCTATTTCCACTTCTTGGAGGGGTTTTTTGTGGACTGTGGGTGAGAGATTTCGGAGACATGAGGCTACTTGCCTATGATAAATAGCTGCCGAGTTAATCCTAgttccaagatttttttttttattaccttCCAACAAATCTGAGGCTGAGCCCAGACAGTACTCCATCACCAGCTGGAGAGAAAAGcaagtagaagaaaaaaacttgTCAAAATGCATGTCTGCCAGGGAATCGAGCAACATTTAGTGCAGTGCGTCTCACTGGACTGATTAGCCAAACTACATTCTATGACTTCAAAAGCAATACAAACTAACACAATTCCAGTAGCACAAGTACGGACAGACCTATTCAACACAGAATGTCTAAATAATCGACAATAATAACAGATAGCTGTGTGATACAACCTGACATTGTAATTTAAAAAGAACTCCTGTGGTGAGACCCTGCATGCGCTTGTGCATAGACCACAAATATGTTCAGAACTTATTTCATACTATACAAAAGGTAGAGTGGATAACATGGGTGTAACGGTATAATAGTTTGAATCAGTGTTGAGAGCATGACTTCTGCACATTTTCAGtacagatatatatttttttcctctgtttaaAATACCAAATgcgaaattaaaaaaaagtgtgcaaaATTCAACCAaaagtaaatgaagaaaatgtagcTAAAGCATTTCAGAAGAGTGTTCTCGAAAAAAGAGTGATGTAAAATTTTCTCTCATTGTACACAGAGTCTGAAGGGTGAAATGAACAGCATTCAGATCTTCAGTAATGGTGTGATCAAGGTAAATTTTTGGAGATAGATTCCTGTAGTTGAGAGAACATCCACACTGCTCCCTCCTGCTCACTAGTTTGTTGCGTCTCAGTGAGAGCCACATGGCAAGACGTCGCTCTTCTGTCATACTCAGTGAGGAGGACTATTAATTACTCATTAAATGTCAAAAGCAATTGAGTAGTCAGAATGTTCTGCCTGTCAACTGCACCAAAGGCACAGTACCAAAACTGTCTGCTTACCAAATGTGCAGCGGgacgatgacgtcacatccggcagatacaatattttctttatttcaaatgttttaatgagccagaggaaattgaaatgaaagattTTATGGCACTTTGCATCACATGCGTAACATTTATAACCGCAAAATACAGTGTCATCGGGTCGTTTGTGAAGTATAAGTCTGTTCTTCTCCATGGTCTgcaacgcgtcgtgattggctggcaGGTATTAGACATTGCTTTCGTTAGATATGGCACCAAAACCATGGCACCAAAACCAGAATCCATTCATCAGCAGACAATTATACACCtctgaagatatttttattatttgccaGGTGTTAATGTGTGAGTTTTAACCTTTACTGAATAGGTCCTACCACTTCTGGGTTTGTGGAACCacgcgttgtgattggctgacatgtatggGTTATTGTTttccctggcaaatgaataaagcAATAAATAGTCCATTCTGATTTTGGTAGGATATCAATTaaatacatgtcagccaatcgcACGGTTCGGCAAACATGGAAGTACTAGGACCGATTTGGTAAAGgttaaaactatatatatatatatatatatatatatatatatatatatatatatatacatggtAGTATTAACAATTACAAAAATTCAAGCAGAACTGTTCTCATTCTTCATGCATATTACACGGCAATATTGTCTATCCCCTCAGTTACATAGGAGCAACAACAAGGCAATGTTGATCAGTGAAACAAACTCTGTTAAAAGCATCATTCCAATTGTATGGTaattagattacattttttcaatttcattaaaTCGCAAGTGACAATGCTGATGAACGATGGAACAACTGGCAGGGATGACAGATGGACTCCTTGTGGCAAAATACACTCCAGACTGCCCACTCTGACTTTTGATACATTCCATTTATAAAGATAGGTATTAGTGGCGGCAGCTTGTTTTGGCCTCGAGTCCTTAGGAGGATAAAGGAGATTAAGCACATTCACAGAAGACCTCATCCAAAACCATTTTGTGCACCACTGGGAGCCGACTATGAGTATTACGAGTTCTTTAATAGCTGTGCTTGACATATGACAATTCTGCACCAATCAACCGATTCAAATGAAAGAACTGATCTGGGATAAAAATAGCTACTCACCCATGCTGTGTGCTCTCTCAAGTAGCAGCCGTGATACTCAACAG harbors:
- the taok2b gene encoding serine/threonine-protein kinase TAO2 isoform X3, which codes for MPSSVRAGSLKDPEVAELFCREDPEKLFTDLREIGHGSFGAVYFAHDIRTNEVVAIKKMSYGGKQSNEKWQDIIKEVKFLQKLRHPNTVEYHGCYLREHTAWLVMEYCLGSASDLLEVHKKPLQEVEIAAITHGALQGLVYLHSHNMIHRDVKAGNILLTEPGQVKLGDFGSASIVAPANSFVGTPYWMAPEVILAMDEGQYDGKVDVWSLGITCIELAERKPPLFNMNAMSALYHIAQNESPVLQSNHWSDYFRNFVDSCLQKIAQDRPTSDVLLKHHFLCRERPMTVVMDLIARTKDAVRELDNLQYRKMKKILFHEAHNGPAPEGGDEEEDVEQYMLRTGTVNSMESSHSLPSMSISASSQSSSVNSLADGSDDSGEMAMMQEGEHTVTSNSSVLHKPLSHDNIYDDPYQPEVDSQREASSAGGGGGGGGRRRRRDHFATIRTASLVTRQIQEHEQGSALREQMSGYKRMRRQHQKQLMGLENKLKAEMDEHQLRLDKELENQRNNFSLEGEKLSKKHLAIMDKETKAVLTEEKKFQQHILAQQKKELTSLLESQKRQYRQRKEQLKEELNENQSTPKREKQEWLVHQKECMQQLQAEEESGLLRRQRQYYELQCRQYKRKMLLARHNLEQDLLREDLNKKQTLKDLECAMLLRHHESTQELEFRQLSLVQRTRAELIRTQHQTELTNQMEYNKRREQELRQKHAMEVRQQPKSLKSKELQIKRQFQDTCKIQTRQYKALRNHLLENTPKSDHKAVLKRLKDEQTRKLAILAEQYDHSINDMLSTQALRLDETQEAEYKVLRMQLQQELELLNAYQSKIKIHTDTQHEREVKDLEQRVSIRRALLEQRIEEEMLSLQNERSERIRTLLERQASEIEAFDSESMRLGFSSMALAGIPGEAYSKQGYPNAPPPPSRSAGHWSHGMHQQGAPQQQHSRRSHNSSSSSGISSGSSAGDRRSEASSSHGLAMALGLGRDGRESHHSSRSSASSSSSSSSSSSHHQRHHLPQHYHHQSTPQLYRERERDRDREREKEKEREWAGVRGSGGDLAHPHPLPFSHHLPSRSSSQSLAMLPPPPPAPPTVSGPSSSSSSSSSSQGGIYGGSGLGVRGAPSLMALRNSPQPLRRTASGGGPGGATGSDGVLSRSTSVTSHISNGSHISYS